In Choloepus didactylus isolate mChoDid1 chromosome 6, mChoDid1.pri, whole genome shotgun sequence, one DNA window encodes the following:
- the LOC119535760 gene encoding AH receptor-interacting protein isoform X1: MADIIARLREDGIQKRVIQEGRGVLPDFQDGTKATFHYRTLHSAEEGVVLDDSRARGKPMELIIGKKFKLPVWETIVCTMREGEIAQFLCDIKHVVLYPLVAKSLRNIAAGKDPLEGQRHCCGLAQMHEHSSLGHADLDALQQNPQPLIFDIEMLKVENPGTYQQDPWAMTDEEKAKAVPVIHQEGNRLYREGQVKEAAAKYYDAIACLKNLQMKEQPGSPDWIELDQQITPLLLNYCQCKLVAKEYYEVLDHCSSILNKYEDNVKAYFKRGKAHAAVWNAQEAQADFAKVLELDPALAPVVSRELRALEARIRQKDEEDKARFRGIFSH; the protein is encoded by the exons ATGGCGGATATCATCGCAAGACTCCGGGAGGACGGGATCCAAAAGCGTGTGATACAGGAGGGGCGAGGAGTCCTCCCTGATTTTCAGGATGGAACCAAG GCCACGTTCCACTACCGGACGCTGCACAGCGCCGAGGAGGGCGTCGTGCTGGACGACAGCCGGGCGCGTGGCAAGCCCATGGAGCTCATCATCGGCAAGAAGTTCAAGCTGCCCGTGTGGGAGACCATCGTGTGCACCATGCGCGAGGGGGAGATCGCCCAGTTCCTCTGCGACATCAAG CATGTCGTCCTGTATCCGCTGGTGGCCAAGAGTCTGCGCAACATCGCCGCGGGCAAGGACCCCCTGGAGGGGCAGCGGCACTGCTGCGGCCTGGCCCAGATGCACGAGCACAGCTCCCTGGGCCACGCCGACCTGGACGCCCTGCAGCAGAACCCCCAGCCTCTCATCTTCGACATCGAGATGCTTAAG GTGGAGAATCCCGGCACGTACCAGCAGGACCCCTGGGCGATGACGGACGAGGAGAAGGCCAAGGCGGTGCCGGTCATCCACCAGGAGGGCAACCGGCTGTACCGCGAGGGGCAGGTGAAGGAGGCTGCGGCCAAGTACTACGACGCCATTGCCTGCCTCAAGAACCTGCAGATGAAG GAGCAGCCTGGGTCCCCCGACTGGATCGAGCTGGATCAGCAGATCACCCCGCTGCTGCTCAATTACTGCCAGTGCAAGCTGGTGGCCAAGGAGTACTACGAGGTGCTCGATCACTGCTCCTCCATCCTCAACAAGTACGAAG ACAACGTCAAGGCTTACTTCAAACGAGGCAAAGCCCATGCGGCCGTGTGGAATGCCCAGGAGGCCCAGGCTGACTTTGCCAAGGTACTGGAGCTTGACCCTGCCCTGGCGCCCGTCGTGAGCCGCGAGCTGCGGGCCCTGGAGGCACGGATCCGGCAGAAGGATGAGGAGGATAAGGCCCGCTTCCGGGGCATCTTCTCCCACTGA
- the LOC119535760 gene encoding AH receptor-interacting protein isoform X2: MADIIARLREDGIQKRVIQEGRGVLPDFQDGTKATFHYRTLHSAEEGVVLDDSRARGKPMELIIGKKFKLPVWETIVCTMREGEIAQFLCDIKHVVLYPLVAKSLRNIAAGKDPLEGQRHCCGLAQMHEHSSLGHADLDALQQNPQPLIFDIEMLKVENPGTYQQDPWAMTDEEKAKAVPVIHQEGNRLYREGQVKEAAAKYYDAIACLKNLQMKEQPGSPDWIELDQQITPLLLNYCQCKLVAKEYYEVLDHCSSILNKQRQGLLQTRQSPCGRVECPGGPG; the protein is encoded by the exons ATGGCGGATATCATCGCAAGACTCCGGGAGGACGGGATCCAAAAGCGTGTGATACAGGAGGGGCGAGGAGTCCTCCCTGATTTTCAGGATGGAACCAAG GCCACGTTCCACTACCGGACGCTGCACAGCGCCGAGGAGGGCGTCGTGCTGGACGACAGCCGGGCGCGTGGCAAGCCCATGGAGCTCATCATCGGCAAGAAGTTCAAGCTGCCCGTGTGGGAGACCATCGTGTGCACCATGCGCGAGGGGGAGATCGCCCAGTTCCTCTGCGACATCAAG CATGTCGTCCTGTATCCGCTGGTGGCCAAGAGTCTGCGCAACATCGCCGCGGGCAAGGACCCCCTGGAGGGGCAGCGGCACTGCTGCGGCCTGGCCCAGATGCACGAGCACAGCTCCCTGGGCCACGCCGACCTGGACGCCCTGCAGCAGAACCCCCAGCCTCTCATCTTCGACATCGAGATGCTTAAG GTGGAGAATCCCGGCACGTACCAGCAGGACCCCTGGGCGATGACGGACGAGGAGAAGGCCAAGGCGGTGCCGGTCATCCACCAGGAGGGCAACCGGCTGTACCGCGAGGGGCAGGTGAAGGAGGCTGCGGCCAAGTACTACGACGCCATTGCCTGCCTCAAGAACCTGCAGATGAAG GAGCAGCCTGGGTCCCCCGACTGGATCGAGCTGGATCAGCAGATCACCCCGCTGCTGCTCAATTACTGCCAGTGCAAGCTGGTGGCCAAGGAGTACTACGAGGTGCTCGATCACTGCTCCTCCATCCTCAACAA ACAACGTCAAGGCTTACTTCAAACGAGGCAAAGCCCATGCGGCCGTGTGGAATGCCCAGGAGGCCCAGGCTGA
- the TMEM134 gene encoding transmembrane protein 134 isoform X4: MSAARPQFSIDDAFELSLEDAGPGPESSGVARFGPLHFERRARFEVADEDKQSRLRYQNLENDEDGAQASPEPDGGISTSRDSGPTSIRSSQWSFSTISNSTQRSYNACCSWTQHPLIQKNRRVVLASFLLLLLGLVLILVGVGLEVAPSPGVSSAIFFVPGFLSTT; encoded by the exons ATGAGCGCCGCGCGGCCCCAGTTCAGCATCGATGACGCCTTCGAGCTGTCCCTGGAGGACGCGGGGCCCGGGCCCGAGTCCAGCGGGGTCGCCCGCTTCGGGCCGCTGCACTTCGAGCGCCGGGCCCGGTTCGAGGTGGCTGACGAGGACAAGCAGTCCCGGCTGCGCTACCAG AACCTGGAGAATGATGAGGACGGAGCCCAGGCCTCTCCGGAGCCGGATGGGGGGATCAGCACCAG CAGGGACTCAGGCCCAACATCCATCCGCAGCTCCCAGTGGTCCTTTAGCACCATCAGCAACAGTACCCAGCGCTCCTACAATGCCTGCTGCAG CTGGACCCAGCACCCTTTGATCCAGAAGAACCGCCGGGTAGTGCTCGCCTCCTTCCTGCTTCTGCTGCTGGGGCTGG TGCTGATCCTGGTCGGCGTGGGACTGGAGGTGGCCCCCTCTCCAG GTGTCTCCAGCGCCATCTTCTTCGTGCCGGGCTTCCTG TCTACCACGTGA
- the TMEM134 gene encoding transmembrane protein 134 isoform X3, with protein sequence MSAARPQFSIDDAFELSLEDAGPGPESSGVARFGPLHFERRARFEVADEDKQSRLRYQNLENDEDGAQASPEPDGGISTSSQWSFSTISNSTQRSYNACCSWTQHPLIQKNRRVVLASFLLLLLGLVLILVGVGLEVAPSPGVSSAIFFVPGFLVLVPGVYHVIFIYCAVKGHRGFQFFYLPYFEK encoded by the exons ATGAGCGCCGCGCGGCCCCAGTTCAGCATCGATGACGCCTTCGAGCTGTCCCTGGAGGACGCGGGGCCCGGGCCCGAGTCCAGCGGGGTCGCCCGCTTCGGGCCGCTGCACTTCGAGCGCCGGGCCCGGTTCGAGGTGGCTGACGAGGACAAGCAGTCCCGGCTGCGCTACCAG AACCTGGAGAATGATGAGGACGGAGCCCAGGCCTCTCCGGAGCCGGATGGGGGGATCAGCACCAG CTCCCAGTGGTCCTTTAGCACCATCAGCAACAGTACCCAGCGCTCCTACAATGCCTGCTGCAG CTGGACCCAGCACCCTTTGATCCAGAAGAACCGCCGGGTAGTGCTCGCCTCCTTCCTGCTTCTGCTGCTGGGGCTGG TGCTGATCCTGGTCGGCGTGGGACTGGAGGTGGCCCCCTCTCCAG GTGTCTCCAGCGCCATCTTCTTCGTGCCGGGCTTCCTGGTGCTGGTCCCGGGAG TCTACCACGTGATCTTCATCTACTGCGCGGTCAAGGGGCACCGGGGCTTCCAGTTCTTCTACCTGCCCTACTTCGAGAAGTGA
- the TMEM134 gene encoding transmembrane protein 134 isoform X1, with protein sequence MSAARPQFSIDDAFELSLEDAGPGPESSGVARFGPLHFERRARFEVADEDKQSRLRYQNLENDEDGAQASPEPDGGISTSRDSGPTSIRSSQWSFSTISNSTQRSYNACCSWTQHPLIQKNRRVVLASFLLLLLGLVLILVGVGLEVAPSPGVSSAIFFVPGFLVLVPGVYHVIFIYCAVKGHRGFQFFYLPYFEK encoded by the exons ATGAGCGCCGCGCGGCCCCAGTTCAGCATCGATGACGCCTTCGAGCTGTCCCTGGAGGACGCGGGGCCCGGGCCCGAGTCCAGCGGGGTCGCCCGCTTCGGGCCGCTGCACTTCGAGCGCCGGGCCCGGTTCGAGGTGGCTGACGAGGACAAGCAGTCCCGGCTGCGCTACCAG AACCTGGAGAATGATGAGGACGGAGCCCAGGCCTCTCCGGAGCCGGATGGGGGGATCAGCACCAG CAGGGACTCAGGCCCAACATCCATCCGCAGCTCCCAGTGGTCCTTTAGCACCATCAGCAACAGTACCCAGCGCTCCTACAATGCCTGCTGCAG CTGGACCCAGCACCCTTTGATCCAGAAGAACCGCCGGGTAGTGCTCGCCTCCTTCCTGCTTCTGCTGCTGGGGCTGG TGCTGATCCTGGTCGGCGTGGGACTGGAGGTGGCCCCCTCTCCAG GTGTCTCCAGCGCCATCTTCTTCGTGCCGGGCTTCCTGGTGCTGGTCCCGGGAG TCTACCACGTGATCTTCATCTACTGCGCGGTCAAGGGGCACCGGGGCTTCCAGTTCTTCTACCTGCCCTACTTCGAGAAGTGA
- the TMEM134 gene encoding transmembrane protein 134 isoform X2 yields MSAARPQFSIDDAFELSLEDAGPGPESSGVARFGPLHFERRARFEVADEDKQSRLRYQNLENDEDGAQASPEPDGGISTRDSGPTSIRSSQWSFSTISNSTQRSYNACCSWTQHPLIQKNRRVVLASFLLLLLGLVLILVGVGLEVAPSPGVSSAIFFVPGFLVLVPGVYHVIFIYCAVKGHRGFQFFYLPYFEK; encoded by the exons ATGAGCGCCGCGCGGCCCCAGTTCAGCATCGATGACGCCTTCGAGCTGTCCCTGGAGGACGCGGGGCCCGGGCCCGAGTCCAGCGGGGTCGCCCGCTTCGGGCCGCTGCACTTCGAGCGCCGGGCCCGGTTCGAGGTGGCTGACGAGGACAAGCAGTCCCGGCTGCGCTACCAG AACCTGGAGAATGATGAGGACGGAGCCCAGGCCTCTCCGGAGCCGGATGGGGGGATCAGCACCAG GGACTCAGGCCCAACATCCATCCGCAGCTCCCAGTGGTCCTTTAGCACCATCAGCAACAGTACCCAGCGCTCCTACAATGCCTGCTGCAG CTGGACCCAGCACCCTTTGATCCAGAAGAACCGCCGGGTAGTGCTCGCCTCCTTCCTGCTTCTGCTGCTGGGGCTGG TGCTGATCCTGGTCGGCGTGGGACTGGAGGTGGCCCCCTCTCCAG GTGTCTCCAGCGCCATCTTCTTCGTGCCGGGCTTCCTGGTGCTGGTCCCGGGAG TCTACCACGTGATCTTCATCTACTGCGCGGTCAAGGGGCACCGGGGCTTCCAGTTCTTCTACCTGCCCTACTTCGAGAAGTGA
- the TMEM134 gene encoding transmembrane protein 134 isoform X5 → MSAARPQFSIDDAFELSLEDAGPGPESSGVARFGPLHFERRARFEVADEDKQSRLRYQNLENDEDGAQASPEPDGGISTSWTQHPLIQKNRRVVLASFLLLLLGLVLILVGVGLEVAPSPGVSSAIFFVPGFLVLVPGVYHVIFIYCAVKGHRGFQFFYLPYFEK, encoded by the exons ATGAGCGCCGCGCGGCCCCAGTTCAGCATCGATGACGCCTTCGAGCTGTCCCTGGAGGACGCGGGGCCCGGGCCCGAGTCCAGCGGGGTCGCCCGCTTCGGGCCGCTGCACTTCGAGCGCCGGGCCCGGTTCGAGGTGGCTGACGAGGACAAGCAGTCCCGGCTGCGCTACCAG AACCTGGAGAATGATGAGGACGGAGCCCAGGCCTCTCCGGAGCCGGATGGGGGGATCAGCACCAG CTGGACCCAGCACCCTTTGATCCAGAAGAACCGCCGGGTAGTGCTCGCCTCCTTCCTGCTTCTGCTGCTGGGGCTGG TGCTGATCCTGGTCGGCGTGGGACTGGAGGTGGCCCCCTCTCCAG GTGTCTCCAGCGCCATCTTCTTCGTGCCGGGCTTCCTGGTGCTGGTCCCGGGAG TCTACCACGTGATCTTCATCTACTGCGCGGTCAAGGGGCACCGGGGCTTCCAGTTCTTCTACCTGCCCTACTTCGAGAAGTGA